In a single window of the Planctomycetia bacterium genome:
- a CDS encoding YgeY family selenium metabolism-linked hydrolase translates to MDFKKVTARAKHYESKMVSFLRDLVAIPSESSKEGPVIARIKKEMQATKAFDRVWTDPMGNIFGRIGRGKKIIAIDAHVDTVGVGNPKEWKHDPYKGKVAGGKVWGRGAGDQEGAIPAMVYSAKIMRDLKLPLDEFSLYVVCTVMEEDCDGLCWQYIVQEDGLRPDVVVVTDSTDCQILRGQRGRMEIGVTVTGKSCHGSMPHLGDNAIYKMTKIVSEIEKLNAKLANDKFLGKGTITTTYWECKTPSLNAVPAHAYIHLDRRLTTGESKELAVKQVKDAVKRAGVSAKVEIPMYAERSYTGLVYPTEKYFPTWVMPEKSKPVQAAVETYKKLWGKTPKVGRWNFSTNAVSINGMFGIPCVGFGPAPEAVAHTVNDSVPIKHLVDCAAFYAAFPQLYCGLK, encoded by the coding sequence ATGGATTTCAAGAAAGTCACCGCTCGCGCCAAGCACTACGAATCGAAAATGGTTTCTTTCCTGCGCGACCTTGTCGCCATTCCCAGCGAAAGCAGCAAGGAAGGCCCGGTCATCGCCCGCATCAAGAAGGAAATGCAGGCCACGAAGGCCTTCGACCGTGTCTGGACCGACCCGATGGGCAACATCTTCGGCCGCATCGGCCGCGGAAAGAAGATCATCGCCATCGACGCCCACGTCGACACCGTCGGCGTCGGTAATCCGAAGGAATGGAAGCACGACCCTTACAAGGGCAAGGTCGCCGGGGGCAAGGTCTGGGGCCGCGGCGCGGGCGATCAGGAAGGCGCGATTCCCGCGATGGTCTATTCCGCGAAGATCATGCGCGACCTCAAGCTCCCGCTCGATGAGTTCTCCCTCTACGTCGTTTGCACGGTCATGGAAGAGGACTGCGACGGCCTCTGCTGGCAGTACATCGTCCAGGAAGACGGCTTGCGTCCCGACGTTGTCGTTGTGACCGACTCAACGGACTGCCAGATTCTTCGCGGCCAGCGCGGTCGAATGGAGATCGGCGTCACCGTCACCGGCAAGTCGTGCCACGGCTCGATGCCGCACCTCGGCGATAACGCCATCTACAAGATGACAAAGATCGTTAGCGAGATCGAGAAGCTCAACGCGAAGCTGGCCAATGACAAGTTCCTCGGCAAAGGGACGATCACCACGACGTACTGGGAGTGCAAGACGCCCAGCCTCAACGCCGTGCCCGCCCATGCGTATATCCATCTCGACCGCCGCCTTACCACCGGCGAATCGAAGGAACTCGCCGTCAAACAGGTAAAGGATGCGGTCAAGCGCGCCGGCGTCTCGGCCAAGGTTGAGATTCCGATGTACGCCGAGCGCAGCTACACCGGCCTCGTCTATCCGACGGAAAAGTATTTCCCCACCTGGGTCATGCCGGAGAAGTCAAAGCCCGTGCAGGCCGCCGTAGAGACTTACAAGAAGCTCTGGGGCAAGACGCCCAAGGTCGGCCGGTGGAATTTCAGCACCAACGCCGTCAGCATCAACGGCATGTTCGGCATCCCCTGCGTCGGCTTCGGCCCGGCCCCCGAGGCCGTCGCCCACACCGTCAACGACAGCGTGCCGATCAAGCACCTGGTCGACTGCGCAGCCTTCTACGCGGCGTTCCCGCAACTCTATTGCGGATTGAAATAG